A genomic window from Algoriphagus sp. Y33 includes:
- the rpoB gene encoding DNA-directed RNA polymerase subunit beta — protein MAIKNQTERKSFSSIKVVKSYPDFLDIQLQSFKDFFQLDTPAEKRRADGLFKVFAENFPISDSRENFTLEFIDYAVDPPKYSVSECIDRGLTYSVPLKAKLRLLCHDEDNEDFETIEQEVFLGNLPYMTEKGSFVINGAERVIVSQLHRSPGVFFAQSKHTNGTKLYSARIIPFKGSWIEFATDINNVMYAYIDRKKKFPVTTLLRSIGYGSDKDILDLFGLSEEVNATKTAMKKVAGRKLAARVLRTWVEDFVDEDTGEVVSIDRNEVLLERDTVLTDEDIEMILDSGSKSIILHREDVNVADYSIIYNTLQKDSSNSEKEAVEVIYRQLRNTEAPDESTAREVIHSLFFSDKRYDLGEVGRYRINKKLGLDIDSEKIVLTKEDIINIVKYLIGLINSKAVVDDIDHLSNRRVRTVGEQLYSQFGVGLARMARTIRERMNVRDNEDFKPVDLINARTLSSVINSFFGTNQLSQFMDQTNPLAELTHKRRLSALGPGGLSRERAGFEVRDVHYTHYGRLCTIETPEGPNIGLISSLCVHAKVNSMGFLETPYRKVKEGKVSMKAEDILFLTAEEEDNHNIAQANAPLDESGKFINEKVKARFEGDFPVLEPSEITYMDVAPNQIVSVAASLIPFLEHDDANRALMGSNMQRQAVPLLKAEAPIVGTGLEAKAAVDSRSLIIAEANGVVDYVDAKRITIKYDLTDDELLVNFTDEYKTYDLIKFRRTNQDTTINLTPLVLKGQKVKKGQVLVEGYSTNNGELALGKNLKVAYMPWQGYNFEDAIVISERVVREDIFTSIHVEEFQLEVRDTKRGEEELTSEIPNVSEEAVKNLDEHGIIAIGAEVKEGDIIIGKITPKGETDPTPEEKLLRAIFGDKAGDVKDASLKASPSLNGVVIETKLFARPKKDKDVRAKSKAEVEKLKGRYSKDLLGIRARMINKMVTILDGKTSQGVKHKFGDEIITKGQKFNAKNIENNLFPAKNPYRDESNYNVPEEANLISDIVLDDWTNDPHTNELISQLVKNFINSRNEIAGTFKRERFTLEVGDELPAGIVQLAKVYIAKKRKLKVGDKMAGRHGNKGIVARIVRDEDMPFLEDGTPMDIVLNPLGVPSRMNIGQIFETVLAWAGQVLDKKYATPIFDGASMEEVAHELELAGLPAYGRTYLYDGLSGVKFDQPITVGIAYMLKLGHLVDDKMHARSIGPYSLITQQPLGGKAQFGGQRFGEMEVWALEAFGASHVLQEILTVKSDDVIGRAKAYEAIVKGENLPKPNIPESFNVLVHELRGLALEITLD, from the coding sequence TTGGCTATCAAGAATCAAACCGAAAGGAAAAGTTTCTCCTCCATTAAGGTGGTCAAAAGCTATCCGGATTTCCTCGATATTCAGTTGCAGTCTTTTAAAGACTTTTTCCAATTGGATACGCCAGCAGAAAAACGCCGGGCAGACGGTTTATTTAAAGTATTCGCAGAAAACTTCCCAATCAGTGATTCAAGAGAGAATTTCACGCTTGAATTTATTGATTATGCAGTAGACCCACCGAAATATTCTGTGAGCGAGTGCATTGACCGCGGCTTGACCTACTCTGTACCGTTGAAAGCAAAGTTAAGATTACTTTGCCATGATGAGGATAATGAAGATTTCGAAACGATTGAGCAAGAAGTATTCTTAGGTAATCTTCCGTATATGACCGAGAAGGGGTCATTTGTAATTAATGGTGCAGAACGAGTTATCGTTTCACAACTTCACCGTTCTCCGGGTGTGTTCTTTGCCCAAAGCAAACACACAAATGGCACGAAACTTTACTCTGCCAGGATTATACCTTTCAAAGGGTCATGGATTGAATTTGCTACTGACATCAACAATGTCATGTATGCGTACATCGATCGAAAGAAGAAGTTCCCTGTAACAACCTTGCTAAGATCCATTGGCTATGGCTCTGACAAAGATATTCTTGATTTGTTTGGTCTATCTGAGGAAGTCAATGCTACAAAGACAGCAATGAAGAAAGTGGCTGGGCGTAAGCTTGCTGCAAGGGTTCTAAGAACTTGGGTAGAGGATTTCGTGGATGAAGACACCGGTGAAGTGGTTTCCATCGATCGAAATGAGGTATTGCTTGAGCGTGATACCGTACTTACAGACGAAGACATTGAAATGATTTTGGACTCAGGCTCTAAAAGCATCATTCTCCATAGAGAAGATGTGAACGTGGCTGATTACTCTATCATCTATAATACATTACAGAAAGATAGCTCCAACTCTGAGAAAGAGGCTGTGGAAGTTATCTACCGTCAGTTGAGAAATACGGAAGCACCGGATGAGTCTACGGCCCGTGAGGTGATTCACAGTTTATTCTTCTCTGACAAGCGTTATGATCTAGGTGAAGTTGGGCGATATAGAATCAACAAAAAATTGGGTCTTGACATCGATTCTGAAAAAATCGTCCTTACCAAGGAAGATATTATCAACATCGTAAAATACCTGATCGGACTTATTAATTCCAAGGCTGTGGTCGATGATATTGATCACTTGAGCAATAGAAGAGTAAGAACAGTAGGTGAGCAGCTATATAGCCAGTTCGGTGTAGGTTTGGCTAGAATGGCCAGGACGATCCGTGAGCGAATGAATGTTCGTGACAATGAAGACTTTAAACCGGTCGATTTGATCAATGCACGTACGCTTTCATCCGTGATCAATTCCTTCTTTGGTACAAACCAGCTTTCTCAGTTTATGGATCAAACCAATCCATTGGCGGAGTTGACTCACAAGAGGAGGCTTTCTGCTTTGGGTCCTGGTGGTCTTTCTAGAGAAAGAGCGGGGTTTGAGGTTAGGGATGTTCACTATACGCACTACGGTCGTCTTTGTACTATCGAAACTCCTGAAGGTCCAAACATTGGTTTGATTTCTTCCCTTTGTGTTCATGCCAAAGTGAACTCAATGGGCTTCCTTGAGACTCCTTACCGTAAGGTGAAAGAGGGTAAAGTAAGTATGAAGGCTGAGGACATTTTGTTCCTTACTGCTGAAGAGGAAGATAATCACAACATTGCACAGGCAAATGCCCCATTGGACGAGTCCGGCAAGTTTATCAATGAAAAAGTGAAAGCAAGATTTGAAGGTGACTTCCCTGTGTTGGAGCCCTCTGAAATCACTTATATGGACGTTGCTCCTAATCAAATTGTATCAGTTGCCGCATCTTTGATTCCATTCTTGGAACATGATGATGCCAACCGTGCTTTGATGGGATCCAACATGCAGCGTCAAGCTGTGCCTTTGTTGAAAGCTGAAGCCCCTATTGTGGGCACTGGCTTGGAAGCAAAAGCAGCTGTGGATTCAAGATCGCTTATCATTGCTGAAGCAAATGGTGTAGTAGATTATGTAGATGCTAAGAGAATCACTATCAAGTACGATCTGACTGATGATGAGCTATTGGTAAACTTCACAGATGAATATAAAACTTACGATCTGATCAAATTCAGAAGAACTAACCAGGATACTACAATCAACCTTACTCCTTTGGTCCTGAAGGGACAGAAGGTGAAAAAAGGTCAGGTGCTGGTAGAAGGTTATTCTACTAATAACGGTGAACTAGCTCTGGGTAAAAACCTGAAAGTGGCGTACATGCCTTGGCAAGGATATAACTTTGAGGATGCTATCGTAATCTCTGAGCGTGTGGTAAGAGAAGATATTTTTACTTCCATCCACGTAGAAGAGTTCCAATTGGAAGTTCGTGATACGAAGAGAGGTGAGGAAGAGTTGACTTCTGAAATCCCTAACGTCTCTGAAGAAGCAGTTAAAAATCTTGATGAGCATGGTATCATCGCGATTGGAGCTGAAGTAAAAGAAGGTGATATCATCATCGGTAAGATCACGCCTAAAGGTGAAACTGATCCTACTCCTGAAGAGAAATTGCTTAGAGCAATCTTTGGTGATAAAGCCGGTGATGTGAAAGATGCGTCTTTGAAAGCTTCTCCTTCATTGAATGGTGTGGTGATCGAGACAAAGCTATTTGCGAGACCTAAGAAGGACAAAGATGTAAGAGCTAAGTCTAAAGCAGAGGTTGAAAAACTTAAGGGAAGATATTCTAAGGATCTTTTGGGCATCAGAGCCCGAATGATCAATAAGATGGTGACTATCCTTGATGGGAAAACCTCCCAGGGTGTGAAGCATAAATTTGGTGACGAGATCATCACCAAAGGCCAGAAATTCAATGCAAAAAACATTGAAAACAATCTTTTCCCTGCTAAGAACCCTTACAGAGATGAGAGCAATTACAATGTGCCTGAAGAAGCTAACCTAATTTCCGATATAGTCCTTGATGACTGGACAAATGACCCTCATACCAATGAGTTGATTTCTCAGTTGGTGAAAAACTTCATCAATTCTAGAAATGAGATTGCGGGTACCTTCAAGAGAGAAAGATTTACACTTGAAGTAGGAGACGAACTTCCTGCAGGTATCGTTCAACTTGCCAAAGTTTACATCGCCAAGAAGCGTAAGCTGAAAGTGGGTGATAAGATGGCAGGTCGTCACGGTAACAAAGGTATCGTAGCAAGAATAGTAAGAGACGAAGACATGCCATTCCTCGAGGATGGAACTCCAATGGATATTGTATTGAATCCACTAGGTGTACCTTCCCGTATGAACATCGGGCAGATTTTCGAAACTGTGCTAGCATGGGCTGGTCAGGTACTTGATAAAAAATATGCTACACCAATCTTTGATGGTGCTTCTATGGAAGAAGTAGCTCACGAATTGGAATTGGCAGGGTTACCGGCTTACGGGCGTACTTATCTATACGATGGTCTTTCGGGTGTGAAATTCGATCAGCCAATCACAGTAGGTATCGCATACATGCTGAAACTTGGTCACTTAGTAGATGATAAGATGCACGCACGTTCCATCGGACCATACTCCTTGATTACACAGCAGCCATTGGGCGGTAAAGCTCAGTTTGGTGGCCAGCGTTTCGGAGAGATGGAAGTTTGGGCACTGGAAGCATTTGGTGCATCACACGTACTTCAGGAAATTCTGACAGTGAAGTCTGATGACGTAATCGGTAGAGCAAAAGCTTACGAAGCGATTGTGAAGGGTGAGAACCTTCCAAAACCTAATATTCCTGAATCATTCAATGTATTGGTTCATGAGTTAAGAGGTTTGGCTCTTGAAATTACCCTAGATTAA
- the rplL gene encoding 50S ribosomal protein L7/L12, whose protein sequence is MADLTQLADQLVNLTVKEVKELTDILKDQYGIEPAAAGAVVVAGGAGAGEAAAEEEKTTFDVILKAAGGSKLAVVKLVKELTGLGLKEAKELVDSAPKALKEGVAKDEAEGLKKSLEEAGAEVEIK, encoded by the coding sequence ATGGCAGATCTTACGCAACTTGCAGATCAGTTGGTAAACTTGACTGTAAAAGAGGTTAAAGAATTGACAGATATACTTAAGGATCAGTATGGCATCGAGCCAGCTGCTGCAGGTGCAGTAGTTGTAGCTGGTGGCGCTGGTGCCGGTGAAGCTGCAGCTGAAGAGGAGAAAACGACTTTTGACGTGATCTTGAAAGCTGCCGGTGGATCAAAGCTGGCAGTTGTTAAGCTTGTAAAAGAATTGACAGGTCTTGGTCTTAAAGAGGCTAAAGAACTAGTTGACTCTGCTCCTAAAGCATTGAAAGAAGGCGTAGCTAAAGACGAAGCTGAAGGCTTGAAGAAGTCTTTGGAAGAAGCCGGTGCTGAAGTAGAGATCAAATAA
- the rplJ gene encoding 50S ribosomal protein L10: MTRDEKKVIIDGLTEKFKENPFFYITDASGFSVAQVNAFRRACYEKGVEYKVYKNTLVTKALENLDADFTELSDKALKGFSGIIFSKETSNLPANVLLDFRKKLGKKATKPAFKGASIDADIFIGEENLEMLSKLKSREELLGDLISLLQSPAMNLISALQSGQNNITGVLKTLADREEK, encoded by the coding sequence ATGACTAGAGACGAAAAAAAAGTAATAATCGACGGTCTTACTGAGAAATTTAAAGAAAACCCTTTCTTCTATATCACTGATGCTTCAGGATTTTCTGTAGCACAAGTGAATGCATTCAGAAGAGCTTGTTACGAAAAAGGAGTGGAGTACAAAGTGTACAAAAACACCTTGGTGACGAAAGCATTGGAAAATTTAGATGCCGACTTTACGGAGTTGTCAGATAAAGCATTGAAAGGATTCTCCGGAATTATATTCTCAAAAGAGACGAGTAATCTTCCAGCAAATGTATTGCTGGATTTCAGAAAAAAATTAGGTAAAAAAGCAACTAAGCCAGCATTCAAAGGCGCCTCTATCGATGCAGATATTTTCATCGGTGAAGAGAACCTAGAGATGTTATCTAAGTTGAAGTCAAGGGAAGAATTGTTGGGCGATCTAATCAGCTTGCTACAGTCTCCTGCGATGAATCTTATCTCAGCATTGCAAAGTGGCCAGAACAATATTACTGGTGTGCTTAAGACGCTTGCTGATAGAGAAGAAAAATAA
- the rplA gene encoding 50S ribosomal protein L1 yields the protein MAKLTKKQKEALSKYDPSQVYSLEAASTIVKDITMTKFDASVDLDIRLGVDPRKADQMVRGVVALPHGTGKDIKVLVLCTPDKVAEATEAGADYAGLDDYIAKIEGGWTDIDVIITMPNVMAKVGRLGRVLGPRGLMPNPKSGTVTLDVAKAVREVKAGKIDFKVDKFGIIHAGIGKASFTAAQIEENVKELILTISKLKPSSSKGTYFKSIHLSSTMSPGIAVDKGSIQGI from the coding sequence ATGGCTAAGTTAACAAAAAAGCAAAAAGAAGCTCTTTCTAAGTACGACCCAAGCCAAGTGTACTCCCTGGAGGCAGCTTCTACTATCGTGAAGGATATTACTATGACGAAGTTTGACGCTTCTGTAGATCTTGACATCCGTCTGGGTGTGGATCCACGTAAAGCTGATCAAATGGTAAGAGGCGTAGTTGCGCTTCCTCATGGTACAGGCAAAGACATCAAAGTATTGGTTCTTTGTACTCCTGACAAAGTAGCAGAAGCAACCGAAGCAGGTGCAGATTACGCAGGCTTGGACGACTATATAGCTAAAATCGAAGGCGGATGGACTGACATTGATGTCATCATCACTATGCCTAACGTAATGGCGAAAGTAGGTAGATTGGGTAGAGTATTAGGACCAAGAGGTCTTATGCCAAACCCTAAATCAGGAACTGTTACTCTGGATGTAGCTAAGGCGGTAAGAGAAGTAAAAGCGGGTAAAATCGATTTCAAAGTAGATAAATTTGGGATTATTCACGCGGGTATAGGTAAAGCATCCTTCACTGCTGCGCAGATCGAAGAAAATGTTAAAGAACTTATCCTTACTATTTCTAAGCTGAAGCCATCATCTTCTAAAGGAACGTATTTCAAGAGTATTCATTTATCCAGTACGATGTCTCCTGGGATTGCAGTGGACAAGGGTAGCATTCAAGGAATTTAA
- the rplK gene encoding 50S ribosomal protein L11 → MAKEITGYLKLQVKGGQANPSPPVGPALGSKGLNIMEFCKQYNARTQDKMGQVLPVLITIYSDKSFDFVVKTPPAANLLLEAAKIKSGSAEPNRKKVGSVTWDQVKEIAEVKMPDLNAFKVESAMKMVAGTARSMGITVSGKAPWEV, encoded by the coding sequence ATGGCTAAGGAAATCACTGGTTATTTAAAACTACAAGTGAAAGGTGGCCAGGCAAACCCGTCGCCTCCAGTAGGTCCGGCTCTTGGTTCCAAGGGTCTGAACATTATGGAGTTCTGTAAGCAGTACAATGCACGTACCCAGGATAAAATGGGCCAAGTGCTTCCTGTATTGATTACGATCTATTCAGATAAGTCTTTTGACTTCGTAGTAAAAACACCTCCTGCGGCAAATTTGTTGCTAGAGGCTGCGAAAATTAAAAGCGGATCTGCCGAGCCAAACCGTAAGAAGGTAGGATCGGTGACCTGGGATCAGGTTAAGGAAATAGCGGAGGTTAAAATGCCTGACCTTAATGCTTTCAAAGTGGAGTCGGCTATGAAAATGGTGGCTGGCACAGCACGAAGCATGGGAATCACAGTATCTGGTAAAGCCCCTTGGGAAGTATAA